In the Acuticoccus sediminis genome, one interval contains:
- the repB gene encoding plasmid partitioning protein RepB: protein MTKRRLAMERLLSVEAAPGGEAAPPRPAAPVRSGAVRTMGLALDRITDPAEARESVVELDTGLVDPSFVRDRLDEAEPEGTVEDPAEIDPTGLTALAQSIAEGGQAVPILVRPHPGTPGRYQIAYGHRRWRACQMLRRPVRAIVRPLDDEALVLAQGRENNARRDLTFIERAHFAAALVARGMARPTVGKALGVDKSELARLLAVANGLPEGLAPRIGRAPKAGRPRWLRLVTLCREEGAEAALTAVAAAAHLPTDERFKTVFDALAMRAAAARAARAAATTAPRPVQEASPMTVSRGPGRTVITIDTRTAPAFAAFVEERLEALYREFRAGEG from the coding sequence ATGACCAAGCGGCGACTGGCCATGGAACGGCTTCTCTCGGTCGAGGCGGCGCCGGGCGGCGAGGCGGCGCCCCCCCGGCCGGCGGCGCCGGTGCGCTCCGGCGCGGTGCGCACCATGGGCCTCGCGCTCGACAGGATCACCGACCCGGCCGAGGCGCGCGAGAGCGTCGTCGAGCTCGACACCGGCCTCGTCGACCCGTCCTTCGTGCGCGACCGTCTCGACGAGGCCGAGCCGGAGGGCACCGTGGAGGACCCGGCCGAGATCGACCCGACCGGCCTCACCGCGCTCGCCCAGAGCATCGCCGAGGGCGGCCAGGCGGTCCCCATCCTGGTGCGCCCGCACCCCGGGACGCCGGGGCGCTACCAGATCGCCTACGGGCACCGCCGCTGGCGCGCGTGCCAGATGCTGCGCCGTCCGGTGCGGGCGATCGTGCGGCCCCTCGACGACGAGGCCCTGGTGCTCGCCCAGGGGCGCGAGAACAACGCCCGGCGCGACCTCACCTTCATCGAGCGGGCGCACTTCGCGGCGGCGCTCGTGGCGCGCGGCATGGCGCGGCCGACGGTCGGCAAGGCGCTCGGCGTCGACAAGTCCGAGCTCGCCCGGCTGCTCGCCGTCGCGAACGGCCTGCCGGAGGGGCTGGCGCCGCGGATCGGCCGCGCGCCCAAGGCCGGCCGGCCGCGCTGGCTGCGCCTGGTGACGCTCTGCCGGGAGGAGGGGGCCGAGGCGGCGCTCACCGCCGTGGCGGCGGCGGCGCATCTGCCGACCGACGAGCGCTTCAAGACCGTCTTCGACGCCCTCGCGATGCGCGCCGCGGCCGCCCGGGCGGCCCGTGCCGCCGCGACGACGGCGCCGCGGCCGGTGCAGGAGGCCTCGCCGATGACCGTCTCGCGCGGGCCCGGCCGCACGGTGATCACCATCGACACCCGGACCGCGCCGGCGTTCGCGGCCTTCGTGGAGGAGCGCCTGGAGGCGCTCTACCGCGAGTTCCGCGCCGGCGAAGGCTGA
- a CDS encoding HpcH/HpaI aldolase family protein, which translates to MSDRSLKQRLAAKELLFGSWNQLGYPQTTEIQARAAFDFCAIDMEHTSIATNELLTSIQISQLAGKPVLVRVSGHDPLYAKRALDAGANGIICPMVETVEQAERARDSVYYAPRGSRGVGLARAQGFGLDFDTYRDRSDDELVLIVQIEHWRGAENLEKILDVDGVDGFLVGPYDLSASFGKPGRFDDPEVAAALSRIASIVREHDKPSGLHVVHPDREGLRKRVEEGYRFIAYGTDMLLFARAVAETADHFTGLRAENPSA; encoded by the coding sequence GTGTCCGACCGATCCCTCAAGCAACGCCTCGCCGCCAAGGAGCTGCTGTTCGGCTCCTGGAACCAGCTCGGCTATCCGCAGACCACCGAGATCCAGGCCCGCGCCGCGTTCGACTTCTGCGCCATCGACATGGAGCACACCTCGATCGCGACGAACGAGCTGCTCACCTCGATCCAGATCAGCCAGCTCGCCGGCAAGCCCGTCCTGGTGCGCGTCTCGGGCCACGACCCGCTCTACGCCAAGCGCGCGCTCGACGCCGGCGCGAACGGCATCATCTGCCCCATGGTGGAGACGGTCGAGCAGGCCGAGCGCGCCCGCGACAGCGTCTACTACGCCCCCCGCGGCAGCCGCGGCGTCGGCCTCGCCCGGGCCCAGGGCTTCGGCCTCGACTTCGACACCTACCGCGACCGGAGCGACGACGAGCTCGTCCTGATCGTCCAGATCGAGCACTGGCGCGGCGCCGAGAACCTCGAGAAGATCCTCGACGTCGACGGCGTCGACGGCTTCCTGGTGGGGCCCTACGACCTCTCCGCCTCGTTCGGGAAGCCCGGCCGGTTCGACGACCCCGAGGTCGCCGCCGCGCTCTCGCGCATCGCCTCCATCGTCAGGGAGCACGACAAGCCCTCCGGGCTCCACGTCGTCCATCCCGACCGCGAGGGGCTCCGCAAGCGCGTCGAGGAGGGCTACCGCTTCATCGCCTACGGCACCGACATGCTGCTCTTCGCCAGGGCCGTCGCCGAGACCGCCGACCACTTCACCGGGCTGCGCGCCGAGAACCCGTCCGCCTGA
- a CDS encoding cytidylyltransferase domain-containing protein — MPPVIAIVPMKGHSARVPKKNLRPMCGRPLYHWITRTLQAARGVDRVVIETDADEIEADVRASFPDIEVLRRPAHLHGDDVPMNAVLDNAMAGLESRLEAGAVFLQSHSTNPLLKVSTVEKALGDYLADGDHDSLFAVTRWQTRFFWADGRPVNHNPDELLPTQDLPPLYEENSNLYIFTRASFDKRHHRIGTAPKMYEMEYIEAVDIDEIQHFDLAEALLERAIARGEVSA; from the coding sequence ATGCCCCCCGTCATCGCCATCGTGCCCATGAAGGGCCACTCGGCCCGCGTGCCGAAGAAGAACCTCCGCCCCATGTGCGGCCGCCCGCTCTACCACTGGATCACCCGCACGCTGCAGGCGGCGAGGGGTGTCGACCGGGTGGTGATCGAGACCGACGCGGACGAGATCGAGGCGGACGTGCGCGCGAGCTTCCCGGACATCGAGGTGCTGCGCCGGCCGGCGCACCTGCACGGCGACGACGTCCCGATGAACGCCGTCCTCGACAACGCCATGGCCGGGCTCGAGAGCCGGCTCGAGGCGGGGGCGGTCTTCCTGCAGTCCCACTCCACCAACCCGCTCCTCAAGGTGTCGACGGTGGAGAAGGCGCTCGGCGACTACCTGGCGGACGGCGACCACGACAGCCTGTTCGCGGTGACGCGCTGGCAGACGCGCTTCTTCTGGGCCGACGGGCGGCCGGTGAACCACAACCCGGACGAGCTGCTGCCGACCCAGGACCTGCCGCCGCTCTACGAGGAGAACTCCAACCTCTACATCTTCACCCGGGCGAGCTTCGACAAGCGCCACCACCGCATCGGCACCGCCCCGAAGATGTACGAGATGGAGTACATCGAGGCCGTCGACATCGACGAGATCCAGCACTTCGACCTCGCCGAGGCGCTGCTCGAGCGGGCGATCGCCCGCGGCGAGGTGAGCGCCTGA
- a CDS encoding phosphoglycerate dehydrogenase: protein MGTVLTTTSSFRERDNAATQRLAAAGHTILFSPLGRRLTEDDAVALFAEHDPVGVVAGVEPLTDRAMAAAPSLKAIARCGTGLDSVDLEAARARGIAVSNTPGAPALAVAELAVGHILASLRRIAEADRLIRAGRWTALSGGLLGARTVGIVGFGRIGQRVAELLAPFGARLLAADPFAEAKAAAGRGVELVALERLLAESDVLTLHAAPGSVRLGAEALAAVKPGAILVNTARGDLVDEAALVAALQDGRLAGAALDVFAEEPYTGPLTALAGVTMTAHMGSYAAESRSLQEREALDNLVADLARLGLL from the coding sequence ATGGGCACCGTCCTGACCACCACATCCTCGTTCCGGGAACGCGACAACGCGGCGACGCAGCGCCTCGCCGCGGCCGGGCATACGATCCTCTTCAGCCCGCTCGGCCGGCGCCTCACCGAGGACGACGCCGTCGCCCTCTTCGCCGAGCACGACCCCGTCGGCGTCGTCGCCGGGGTCGAGCCGCTCACCGACCGCGCCATGGCCGCAGCCCCCTCGCTGAAGGCGATCGCGCGCTGCGGCACCGGGCTCGATTCGGTCGACCTCGAGGCGGCGAGGGCGCGCGGCATCGCCGTCTCCAACACGCCGGGCGCGCCGGCGCTCGCGGTCGCCGAGCTCGCCGTCGGGCACATCCTCGCCTCGCTCCGGCGCATCGCCGAGGCCGACCGGCTGATCCGCGCCGGCCGGTGGACCGCGCTCTCGGGCGGCCTCCTCGGCGCGCGCACGGTCGGCATCGTCGGCTTCGGGCGCATCGGCCAGCGCGTCGCCGAGCTGCTGGCGCCGTTCGGCGCCCGCCTCCTCGCCGCCGACCCCTTCGCCGAGGCCAAGGCCGCGGCGGGCCGGGGAGTCGAGCTCGTCGCCCTCGAGAGGCTGCTCGCCGAGTCCGACGTCCTCACCCTCCACGCCGCCCCCGGCAGCGTGCGGCTCGGCGCCGAGGCGCTCGCCGCCGTCAAGCCGGGCGCGATCCTCGTCAACACCGCCCGCGGCGACCTCGTCGACGAGGCGGCGCTCGTCGCCGCGCTGCAGGACGGGCGCCTCGCCGGCGCCGCGCTCGACGTCTTCGCCGAGGAGCCCTACACCGGCCCGCTCACCGCCCTCGCCGGCGTGACGATGACCGCGCACATGGGCTCCTACGCGGCCGAGAGCCGCTCGCTGCAGGAGCGCGAGGCGCTCGACAACCTCGTCGCCGACCTCGCCCGGCTGGGGCTGCTGTGA
- a CDS encoding HAD family hydrolase, producing MALSADNPAGPAPVRAVVFDFDGVIVDSVGVKTEAFVALYAPHGEAVAEAVRAYHLAHGGMPRADKLRHWQSTLVDGPADDATIAALGARFGLMVREKVIACGEIAGAGAALAALAARLPLHVASATPETELVGIIAARGLTGRFRSIHGIPTTKAEALRMRVAEGLAPDEILMIGDATADHAAAAAVGTRFLGVVPEGAKSPFPDGTDTVPDLTGLAERVLGARTA from the coding sequence ATGGCGTTGTCAGCTGACAACCCGGCCGGACCCGCCCCCGTGCGGGCGGTCGTCTTCGACTTCGACGGGGTCATCGTCGACAGCGTCGGCGTGAAGACCGAGGCCTTCGTGGCGCTCTACGCCCCGCACGGCGAGGCCGTCGCCGAGGCGGTGCGCGCCTATCACCTCGCCCACGGCGGCATGCCCCGCGCCGACAAGCTGCGCCACTGGCAGAGCACCCTGGTGGACGGCCCCGCCGACGACGCCACCATCGCCGCCCTCGGCGCCCGCTTCGGCCTGATGGTCCGGGAGAAGGTCATCGCCTGCGGCGAGATCGCCGGCGCCGGGGCCGCGCTCGCCGCGCTCGCCGCGCGCCTGCCGCTCCACGTCGCCTCCGCGACGCCCGAGACGGAGCTCGTCGGGATCATCGCCGCGCGGGGCCTGACGGGCCGCTTCCGGAGCATCCACGGCATCCCCACCACCAAGGCCGAGGCGCTCCGGATGCGCGTCGCCGAGGGTCTCGCCCCGGACGAGATCCTGATGATCGGCGACGCCACCGCCGACCACGCCGCGGCCGCCGCCGTCGGCACCCGCTTCCTCGGCGTGGTTCCCGAAGGGGCGAAGAGCCCCTTCCCGGACGGCACCGACACGGTCCCCGACCTCACCGGCCTCGCCGAACGGGTCCTCGGCGCGAGGACCGCATGA
- a CDS encoding NAD-dependent epimerase/dehydratase family protein translates to MSGPGTGRDGTGGGGTAPPGTRKAVVTGGSGFLGSHVADAFTAAGYAVTVYDLRPSPHLGPGQTMVTGDLGDVDALAAAFAGAEVVAHFAGIADIAAANVDPIRTANVNLVGTVNTLEAAVRAGVKRYLFASTVYVYSDMGGFYRASKQACEAFVETYSQERGLPFTVLRYGTLYGRRSGGTNRIHTMVNSAIREKAISYPGSGEALRDVIHARDAATLTVRTLAPDYANTHLLITGQERLRVKDIARMIAEIVPGPIALEFQEGEPEGHYMLTPYSFSPRLSRKLVPTEYIDIGQGIYDCVQEAWEAAHPQEPVYLPGSGRDRDPTS, encoded by the coding sequence ATGAGCGGGCCCGGCACCGGCAGAGACGGCACGGGCGGGGGCGGGACGGCGCCACCCGGGACGAGGAAGGCCGTCGTCACCGGCGGGTCCGGCTTCCTCGGCAGCCACGTCGCCGACGCCTTCACCGCGGCCGGCTACGCCGTCACCGTCTACGACCTGCGTCCCTCGCCCCACCTCGGCCCCGGCCAGACGATGGTGACGGGCGACCTCGGCGACGTCGACGCCCTGGCGGCCGCCTTCGCCGGCGCCGAGGTCGTCGCCCACTTCGCCGGCATCGCCGACATCGCGGCCGCGAACGTCGACCCGATCCGGACCGCCAACGTCAACCTCGTCGGCACCGTCAACACGCTGGAGGCGGCCGTCCGGGCGGGCGTGAAGCGCTACCTCTTCGCCTCCACCGTCTACGTCTATTCCGACATGGGCGGCTTCTACCGGGCCAGCAAGCAGGCCTGCGAGGCGTTCGTGGAGACCTACTCGCAGGAGCGCGGCCTTCCCTTCACGGTGCTGCGCTACGGCACCCTCTACGGGCGCCGCTCGGGCGGCACCAACCGCATCCACACCATGGTGAACTCCGCCATCCGCGAGAAGGCGATCTCCTATCCCGGCTCCGGCGAGGCGCTGCGCGACGTCATCCACGCCCGCGACGCGGCCACCCTCACCGTGCGCACCCTGGCGCCGGACTATGCCAACACGCACCTCCTCATCACCGGCCAGGAGCGGCTGCGCGTGAAGGACATCGCCCGGATGATCGCCGAGATCGTCCCCGGCCCCATTGCCCTGGAGTTCCAGGAGGGCGAGCCGGAGGGGCACTACATGCTGACCCCCTATTCCTTCTCGCCGCGCCTCTCCAGGAAGCTGGTGCCGACCGAGTACATCGACATCGGCCAGGGCATCTACGACTGCGTCCAGGAGGCCTGGGAGGCCGCCCACCCGCAGGAGCCCGTCTACCTCCCCGGCTCGGGCAGGGACCGCGACCCGACGTCCTAG
- a CDS encoding glycosyltransferase, with the protein MKILCVEPRGEDADVNVLAEVLSGLGEVTRVAADPASPEADALSLGLAEPFGLCLFWRTEAVAARLLAFGLERAVIVPSQTPRDGAYWQAFTGAARFVTFSRRQHETLQAHECRSAYFDYWPEPAAAPPVHDFAPAAWSAVFVEGPHDTGVPSRGSVAQQCRHLGIEHLAAVGDTAEAGADGVEERALFVFASRARGLSAGIDHATRLAMGRGQIVVAPDAAPASETIGHLSSGILTDPRRPTDLPALDRETVERLSRGARMRAEIGRRTWLQDRQRLVSVLTDDGARWAGSDPSAHLGNAIQKALHRRRQA; encoded by the coding sequence ATGAAGATCCTGTGTGTCGAGCCGCGCGGCGAGGACGCGGACGTCAACGTCCTCGCCGAGGTCCTGTCCGGGCTGGGCGAGGTCACGCGGGTGGCCGCCGACCCGGCCTCGCCGGAGGCCGACGCCCTCTCGCTCGGCCTCGCCGAGCCGTTCGGCCTCTGCCTCTTCTGGCGCACCGAGGCGGTCGCGGCGCGGCTGCTGGCCTTCGGGCTGGAGCGCGCGGTGATCGTGCCGTCGCAGACCCCGCGGGACGGGGCCTACTGGCAGGCCTTCACCGGCGCGGCGCGGTTCGTCACCTTCTCGCGTCGGCAGCACGAGACGCTGCAGGCGCACGAGTGCCGCTCGGCCTATTTCGACTACTGGCCCGAGCCCGCGGCGGCGCCGCCGGTGCACGACTTCGCCCCCGCCGCCTGGTCCGCGGTCTTCGTGGAGGGGCCGCATGACACGGGCGTGCCGAGCCGGGGCAGCGTGGCGCAGCAGTGCCGCCACCTCGGCATCGAGCACCTCGCCGCCGTCGGCGATACGGCGGAGGCCGGCGCCGACGGCGTCGAGGAGCGCGCGCTCTTCGTCTTCGCCTCCCGGGCGCGGGGGCTGTCGGCGGGGATCGACCACGCGACGCGCCTCGCCATGGGGCGCGGCCAGATCGTCGTCGCCCCGGACGCGGCGCCGGCGAGCGAGACGATCGGACACCTGTCGAGCGGCATCCTCACCGATCCGCGGCGGCCGACCGATCTCCCGGCGCTCGACCGGGAGACGGTGGAGCGCCTGTCGCGCGGGGCACGGATGCGGGCCGAGATCGGCCGGCGGACGTGGCTGCAGGACCGGCAGCGCCTGGTCTCGGTGCTGACGGACGACGGCGCCCGCTGGGCCGGGAGCGACCCCTCCGCCCACCTCGGCAACGCGATCCAGAAGGCGCTTCACCGCCGCCGCCAGGCCTGA
- a CDS encoding glycosyltransferase, translating to MSFTIITVAFNAADVLPATLESVLQQDFPDVETILVDGTSWDRTSEVVARYRGEVDKIATSFDAGVFYAMNEAARMASNEYVLFMNAGDRFYARETLSAIWARREGDPDILYGDHLYADAGRTTLTRAADYGALRETLRKGAITKTWLSRLPAHQATFTRASLLKARGYDTAFEICADHAFLLRAFDRGATTQYIDETVSIYAGGGLSIRRHVRCRMEFCALYRRHSENPDAIDTFFYPGEVFPDGPPPFPPTSPMNGAIVSGVFAREADAAATGAEAAGPRLAWCAGEGFRLATPAGARAHTLVLEGHNPLPGQEIEVVHEGRTIGRQGLPAGAFSVPIALSRPLEPGSVVDCLPRHGHVLAEHDGGAPDGAGDGRYVSIALRRFRFEMVRRTGLPLLGPGETAFTTRSKASAKLLAHGWAGLEDTHVWSLAERAEIAFRAEEAAEALLLVVRSNPFLAEPQTMTVELNGTVLASRTLEGRGEVRVPVADAWRTGEVNELVLAVSAVAQPPEDPRTLGLALERMVVIAPAGTPTPTSGPAPPSGPAPEPEDAP from the coding sequence ATGAGTTTCACCATCATCACCGTCGCGTTCAACGCGGCGGACGTTCTGCCGGCGACACTCGAAAGCGTTCTTCAGCAAGATTTTCCAGACGTCGAGACCATCCTCGTCGACGGCACCAGCTGGGACCGCACGAGCGAGGTCGTCGCCCGCTACCGGGGCGAGGTCGACAAGATCGCCACCAGCTTCGACGCCGGCGTCTTCTACGCCATGAACGAAGCGGCGCGGATGGCCTCGAACGAATACGTCCTCTTCATGAACGCGGGCGACCGGTTCTACGCGAGGGAGACGCTGTCCGCGATCTGGGCCCGGCGCGAGGGCGATCCGGACATCCTCTACGGCGACCACCTCTACGCCGACGCCGGGCGCACCACGCTGACGCGCGCCGCCGACTACGGCGCCCTGCGCGAGACGCTGCGCAAGGGCGCGATCACCAAGACCTGGCTCTCCCGGCTGCCGGCGCACCAGGCGACCTTCACCAGGGCCTCCCTCCTCAAGGCGCGCGGCTACGACACCGCCTTCGAGATCTGCGCCGACCACGCCTTCCTGCTCCGGGCCTTCGACCGCGGGGCGACGACGCAGTACATCGACGAGACCGTCTCGATCTACGCCGGCGGCGGCCTGTCGATCCGCCGGCACGTGCGCTGCCGGATGGAGTTCTGCGCCCTCTACCGGCGCCACTCGGAGAACCCGGACGCGATCGACACCTTCTTCTACCCGGGCGAGGTCTTCCCCGACGGCCCGCCGCCGTTCCCGCCGACGAGCCCGATGAACGGGGCGATCGTGTCGGGCGTCTTCGCGCGCGAGGCGGACGCCGCCGCGACCGGGGCGGAGGCCGCCGGGCCGCGCCTCGCCTGGTGCGCGGGCGAGGGCTTCCGCCTCGCGACGCCGGCGGGGGCGCGCGCGCACACCCTCGTCCTGGAGGGCCACAACCCGCTCCCCGGCCAGGAGATCGAGGTCGTCCACGAGGGCAGGACGATCGGCCGGCAGGGCCTGCCGGCCGGCGCCTTCTCGGTGCCGATCGCGCTGTCGCGGCCGCTGGAGCCGGGCAGCGTCGTCGACTGCCTGCCGCGCCATGGCCACGTGCTGGCGGAGCATGACGGCGGCGCCCCGGACGGGGCGGGGGACGGGCGCTACGTGTCGATCGCGCTGCGGCGCTTCCGCTTCGAGATGGTCAGGCGCACCGGGCTGCCGCTGCTCGGCCCCGGCGAGACCGCCTTCACGACGCGCAGCAAGGCGAGCGCGAAGCTCCTGGCGCACGGCTGGGCCGGCCTCGAGGACACCCACGTGTGGTCGCTCGCCGAGCGCGCCGAGATCGCCTTCCGCGCCGAGGAGGCGGCCGAGGCGCTCCTCCTCGTGGTGCGCAGCAACCCCTTCCTCGCCGAGCCGCAGACGATGACCGTCGAGCTCAACGGCACCGTCCTCGCGAGCCGGACGCTGGAGGGCCGGGGCGAGGTGAGGGTCCCGGTCGCGGACGCCTGGCGCACGGGAGAGGTCAACGAGCTGGTCCTCGCCGTCTCGGCCGTGGCGCAGCCGCCCGAGGACCCGCGCACCCTGGGCCTGGCGCTGGAGCGGATGGTGGTGATCGCCCCCGCCGGCACCCCCACCCCCACCTCTGGCCCCGCCCCCCCCTCCGGCCCCGCCCCCGAGCCGGAGGACGCGCCATGA